The Henckelia pumila isolate YLH828 unplaced genomic scaffold, ASM3356847v2 CTG_461:::fragment_3, whole genome shotgun sequence genome window below encodes:
- the LOC140872163 gene encoding ABC transporter G family member 8 has translation MAKESPPQPYKTYTVTASSISYTKPTTTTIATLSFIFKPCIPTPPTYILREISLTAYPSQILAIVGPSGAGKSTLLDILAARTAPTSGSLLLNSSPINPSSFRKLSAYVPQHDACLPLLTVAETFAFSASLLNPKTSDIYGIVSTLLDELRLKHLAETRMACGLSGGERRRVSIGLSLLHDPAVLLLDEPTSGLDSGSALNVIQTLRSIADSRHRTVVLSIHQPSFKILSTIDKILLLAKGTVVHDGTLSSLQDFLLCNGFSVPPQLNPLEYAMEILNQLHKPEPISPEAESPVNSTPSQSKINAKTKEKIRCRSSSFHEIVTLYIRFWKIIYRTKQLLLTNTLQALGVGLVLGTIYINIGLGKSGIEKRFGLFAFTLTFLLSSTTETLPIFLDERPILLRETSSGVYRLSSYLMANTLVFFPYLLGIAFLYSVSVYFLVGLCASWQAFAYFVLVIWVILLMANSFVLFLSSVAPNFIAGTSLVTVLLAGFFLFSGYFIAKDNLPKFWLFMHYLSMYKYALDAFSINEYSCMVSRCFVWLDETKKTCLVNGADVLEKKGLHELQRWTNVYILLAFFVLYRLLWLIVLRRRVSRSKK, from the coding sequence ATGGCTAAAGAATCGCCGCCGCAGCCTTACAAAACCTACACCGTCACAGCCTCCTCCATCTCCTATACGAAACCCACTACTACCACCATCGCCACCCTCAGCTTCATCTTCAAACCTTGCAttcctactccaccaacttacATCTTACGAGAAATCTCCCTTACCGCATATCCATCTCAGATCCTCGCAATCGTCGGCCCCAGTGGCGCTGGGAAATCGACTCTTCTCGACATTTTAGCTGCTCGAACTGCGCCAACGAGTGGTTCCCTACTCCTCAACTCCTCCCCCATCAACCCCTCGTCCTTCCGCAAGCTATCAGCTTATGTCCCCCAGCATGATGCATGCCTTCCTTTACTCACCGTGGCTGAAACATTTGCCTTTTCCGCGAGTTTGCTGAACCCTAAAACCTCTGATATATATGGGATTGTGTCCACTCTTCTTGATGAGCTCCGCCTCAAACATTTAGCAGAGACTAGGATGGCGTGTGGGCTCTCCGGCGGGGAACGGCGTCGTGTTTCTATAGGTCTGAGCCTCCTCCATGACCCGGCGGTGCTTCTTCTTGATGAACCCACTTCAGGGCTCGACAGTGGCTCAGCTTTGAATGTAATACAGACGCTCAGATCAATCGCAGACTCACGCCATCGCACGGTTGTTCTGTCTATTCATCAGCCGAGTTTCAAGATTCTTTCCACCATAGATAAGATTCTACTTCTAGCTAAAGGAACGGTTGTGCACGACGGTACGCTTTCTTCCCTTCAAGATTTCTTGCTTTGCAATGGATTCTCAGTTCCTCCGCAGCTTAATCCGCTCGAATATGCCATGGAAATACTGAATCAGCTCCATAAGCCTGAACCCATTTCCCCGGAAGCAGAATCACCTGTAAATTCTACCCCTTCTCAATCCAAAATTAATGctaaaacaaaagaaaagatAAGATGCAGAAGCTCGAGTTTCCACGAAATAGTCACATTATACATCAGGTTCTGGAAAATCATTTACAGAACAAAGCAGTTACTTTTAACAAACACTTTGCAGGCTTTGGGGGTTGGCTTGGTATTGGGCACAATTTACATAAACATTGGACTTGGTAAATCAGGGATTGAGAAGAGATTTGGCCTTTTCGCCTTCACTCTAACATTCCTCCTCTCCTCCACAACCGAAACCCTGCCAATCTTCCTCGACGAAAGACCGATCCTTCTGAGAGAAACCTCGAGTGGAGTTTACAGGTTGTCGTCCTATCTCATGGCGAATACACTAGTTTTCTTCCCCTACCTACTCGGGATCGCATTTCTGTACTCTGTTTCAGTCTATTTCTTAGTGGGTCTCTGCGCATCATGGCAAGCGTTCGCATACTTCGTTCTGGTAATCTGGGTCATACTTCTAATGGCGAACTCATTCGTCCTGTTCTTAAGCTCCGTAGCTCCAAATTTCATCGCCGGAACTTCATTGGTGACAGTCCTTCTGGCCGGATTCTTCCTGTTCTCCGGCTACTTCATCGCGAAAGACAACCTACCCAAGTTCTGGCTCTTCATGCACTACTTGTCCATGTACAAATACGCGCTGGATGCATTCTCGATTAACGAGTATTCCTGCATGGTTTCGAGGTGTTTCGTATGGTTGGACGAGACGAAGAAGACCTGCTTGGTGAATGGGGCCGATGTGTTGGAGAAGAAAGGGCTCCATGAATTGCAGAGGTGGACTAATGTCTACATTTTGCTCGCGTTCTTCGTGCTTTATCGTTTGCTTTGGTTGATTGTTTTGAGAAGAAGGGTTTCAAGATCCAAGAAATGA
- the LOC140871293 gene encoding uncharacterized protein: protein MMEQKHVLLSALSVGVGVGVGLGLVSGQAVGRWTGGSSFSVVEGITAEQIEVELLRLIDDGKESKVTFDDFPYYLSERTRVLLTSAAYVHLNHLDVSKHTRNLSPAASRAILLSGPAELYQQTLAKALAHHFKAKLLLLDITHFSIKIQSKYGSTKKESSLEGTISEVALQRVSTFLGSFLPAKGDNKGTLTRQSSGLDSKGRNNEGISNPLKPRRTSSVSSDMSNISVQSSASNPAHMKRIGSLSFDEKVFLQSLYKVLVSVSQTSCIILYIRDVEKLFLQSSRFYKLFDRLLKKLSGSVLVLGSRMLDFEEDCGEVDDRLSLSFPYDIVIRPPEDETHLVSWKAQLEEDMKKIQFQDNKNHIAEVLAANDLECDDLGSICHADTVIISNYIEEIVVSAISYHLMNIKDPEYRNGKLIISSNSLSHGLSIFQEGKSGGKDTLKMETSIESLKETEAKDGSGGKPEFKSESKNETEKSSLIKEIPPDNEFEKRIRPEVIPANEIGVTFADIGSLDETKELLQELVMLPLRRPDLFNGGLLKPCRGILLFGPPGTGKTMLAKAIANEAGASFINVNMSTITSKWFGEDEKNVRALFTLAAKVSPTIIFVDEVDSMLGQRTRVGEHEAMRKIKNEFMTHWDGLLTKPGERILVLAATNRPFDLDEAIIRRFERRIMVELPSVENREMILKTLLSKEKVEDLDFKELAAITEGYSGSDLKNLCITAAYRPVRELLQQERQKNREKREKHDEGQSSEDASTPKEETKEEKVISLRPLNMEDMRQAKNQVAASFASEGSVMAELKQWNDLYGEGGSRKREQLSYFL, encoded by the exons ATGATGGAGCAGAAGCACGTGTTATTGTCGGCATTGAGCGTAGGTGTGGGTGTCGGGGTGGGGCTCGGTTTGGTTTCCGGTCAGGCGGTCGGAAGATGGACCGGTGGATCGAGTTTTTCGGTGGTTGAGGGGATCACGGCCGAGCAGATAGAGGTGGAGCTTCTCAGGTTGATTGATGATGGAAAGGAAAGCAAGGTCACGTTCGATGACTTCCCCTATTATCTCAG TGAGCGAACACGTGTATTATTAACAAGTGCGGCGTATGTACATTTAAACCACTTAGATGTCTCTAAGCACACTCGAAATCTCTCACCTGCTGCCAGTCGGGCGATCTTGCTCTCTGGGCCTGCTG AACTTTATCAGCAAACGCTAGCTAAAGCTCTAGCGCATCATTTTAAAGCAAAGTTGCTATTGCTGGATATAACTCACTTCTCAATTAAG ATTCAGAGCAAGTATGGCAGCACCAAGAAAGAGTCC TCACTCGAAGGCACTATCTCAGAAGTAGCATTACAACGAGTGTCCACTTTCCTCGGCTCGTTTCTTCCAGCTAAAGGAGATAACAAAG GCACGTTGACGAGGCAAAGCAGTGGATTGGATTCTAAGGGAAG GAACAACGAAGGAATCAGCAATCCTCTAAAACCTCGCAGGACTTCCTCTGTCTCTTCGGACATGAGTAACATTAGTGTGCAATCATCCGCTTCAAATCCAG CTCATATGAAGCGCATTGGCAGTTTGTCTTTTGATGAGAAGGTTTTCTTACAGTCACTTTATAAG GTGTTAGTTTCAGTCTCCCAAACCAGCTGCATCATTCTCTACATCAGGGACGTtgagaaactttttctccaatcTTCAAGATTCTACAAATTGTTTGACAGATTGCTAAAGAAATTATCAGGATCAGTTTTGGTTCTCGGTTCTCGGATGTTGGACTTTGAAGAGGATTGCGGGGAGGTAGATGACAGACTGAGTCTTTCGTTTCCTTATGATATTGTAATCAGGCCACCGGAAGATGAAACTCATCTTGTGAGCTGGAAAGCTCAGCTGGAAGAAGATATGAAGAAGATTCAGTTTCAGGATAACAAGAATCATATTGCTGAGGTACTTGCTGCAAATGACCTTGAATGTGATGATCTAGGATCAATCTGCCATGCTGATACTGTGATTATCAGTAATTACATAGAGGAAATTGTGGTTTCTGCTATATCTTATCACTTGATGAATATCAAAGATCCAGAGTATCGTAATGGGAAGCTTAtcatatcatccaacag TTTGTCCCATGGTTTAAGCATTTTTCAGGAGGGAAAAAGTGGTGGCAAAGATACCCTTAAAATGGAGACTAGTATTGAATCGCTGAAG GAGACCGAAGCAAAAGACGGTTCTGGAGGAAAGCCTGAATTTAAGTCCGAGAGCAAGAACGAGACAGAGAAATCTTCTTTGATAAAG GAAATCCCCCCTGACAATGAATTTGAAAAGCGCATAAGGCCTGAAGTTATTCCTGCAAATGAGATTGGAGTCACATTTGCCGATATTGGTTCCCTGGATGAGACTAAAGAACTACTTCAGGAGCTGGTCATGCTCCCTCTTAGAAGACCAGACCTTTTCAATGGCGGGCTTCTTAAGCCTTGTAGAGGCATACTTCTTTTTGGCCCTCCAGGTACTGGAAAAACAATGCTTGCTAAGGCCATTGCCAACGAGGCTGGAGCAAGCTTCATAAATGTCAACATGTCAACAATCACTTCAAAATGGTTTGGTGAAGATGAAAAGAATGTTCGAGCTCTTTTCACCCTAGCAGCGAAGGTTTCTCCAACCATCATTTTCGTAGATGAGGTTGATAGCATGCTTGGACAACGGACAAGAGTAGGAGAGCATGAGGCGATGCGTAAAATTAAGAATGAGTTCATGACACATTGGGATGGACTTCTGACAAAACCCGGAGAGCGAATTCTTGTTCTTGCTGCAACAAACAGACCTTTTGATCTTGATGAAGCAATAATTAGGAGGTTTGAGCGCAG AATTATGGTCGAACTTCCGTCGGTGGAGAATAGAGAAATGATCTTAAAAACCCTGTTGTCCAAAGAAAAAGTTGAAGACCTAGATTTTaaagagcttgcagccattacTGAAGGATATAGTGGGAGTGATCTTAAG AACCTATGCATAACTGCGGCTTATAGACCAGTAAGAGAACTGCTACAACAAGAGAGACAGAAGAATAGG GAAAAAAGGGAGAAGCATGATGAAGGCCAGAGCTCGGAAGATGCTTCTACTCCAAAAGAAGAAACCAAGGAGGAAAAAGTGATTTCTTTAAGGCCATTAAACATGGAAGACATGAGGCAGGCAAAGAACCAG GTTGCTGCTAGTTTTGCTTCTGAGGGATCCGTAATGGCCGAGCTAAAGCAATGGAATGATCTATATGGAGAAGGAGGTTCGAGAAAGAGAGAGCAATTATCCTACTTTCTTTAA
- the LOC140871645 gene encoding reticulon-like protein B3 — MSDHEKNESNAESVIDQITEKLHGHGSSSSSDSDDDKDIKSSAAATKAKIYRLFGREKPVHKVLGGGKPADIFLWRDKRISGGLIGVATTVWVLFELLEYHLLSLVCHILILALAILFLWSNASTFINKSPPKIPEVILPEDIVLGVASALRIEFNRACSIFRDIARGKDLKKFLAVIAGLWILSSLGSCCNFLTLFYIGIILLHTVPVIYEKYDDKIDAFAEKAEAELKIQYAAFNVKVLSKLPKGLKDKLP, encoded by the exons ATGTCTGATCACGAGAAGAACGAATCCAACGCTGAATCAGTGATCGATCAGATCACGGAGAAACTTCACGGCCACGGTTCATCTTCGTCGTCAGATTCGGACGATGATAAGGACATCAAATCTTCTGCCGCAGCAACGAAGGCCAAGATTTATCGTCTCTTCGGCCGCGAGAAGCCTGTCCACAAGGTTCTAGGAGGTGGAAAAC CTGCTGATATTTTCCTATGGAGAGACAAGAGAATTTCCGGTGGTCTTATTGGTGTTGCCACCACGGTTTGGGTGCTCTTTGAATTGCTTGAATACCACTTGCTCTCACTAGTGTGCCATATCCTCATTCTCGCCCTGGCAATCCTTTTCCTTTGGTCAAATGCATCCACCTTTATTAATAA GTCTCCACCTAAGATCCCAGAAGTCATTCTTCCCGAGGATATAGTCCTGGGTGTAGCTTCTGCCCTTCGTATTGAATTCAACCGAGCTTGTTCCATCTTTCGAGATATTGCACGTGGGAAAGATCTGAAGAAATTCCTTGCT GTGATCGCTGGCCTGTGGATATTATCCTCTCTGGGGAGTTGCTGCAACTTCTTGACCTTATTTTACATCG GTATCATTTTGCTGCACACCGTGCCTGTGATTTACGAGAAATACGATGATAAGATCGATGCTTTTGCTGAGAAAGCTGAGGCAGAGTTGAAGATACAATATGCCGCGTTCAACGTCAAGGTTTTGAGTAAACTTCCAAAAGGTCTGAAAGACAAGCTTCCTTAA